One Glycine max cultivar Williams 82 chromosome 8, Glycine_max_v4.0, whole genome shotgun sequence genomic window, aactatttttttttctaatttaaaaggtaaaaactgtttcatttgatttatttgCATGATCCAACTAAGTTTGAACTGAAAAAAAGGCATAAACAAGATAAAATTGCTTGAAATTGAATCTTATGAACaactaaaaactaataaatccagtagtgattttttaaatttttttttattgaattctcTTTTTATGAtggaattcaataaaaaaaagtttcatatCTCTcaaatcaagtaaaaaaaatattcaaagttATTTTCTAAAATCGAATACGACTTTTAGAATGATAGTTTTAatccacttaaaaaaaatataaaggataaaattaaacatattaaaaGACAAGAGATTAGAATGAATATAGTCTAAATTAGAAGGGGGAAATGGGGTAAGCGAAACGTGTAGTGTATAGAAGACAGAGAAGAGGCACGTGTTGAGCAGTGGTAGCTTGTCCTGTGACGTGTACTATACATACTGATACATTAGAGAGTAAAAGGAGGCAAGGCACGTACTCAACTCAAGTTTCATGAATGATTGATATGTGGAAGAGTGTATTGGTGTTGGTGTTCTTGTGTCTTAGTCTTAGTAATGGTGATgatcaagagaagaagaaaccCTGTTTGTGGGAGTGGAAGAGACTGAGTAGCGCTTACTCTGCCTATCGGGCACTTTTTCCTTCAAGTATTGGTCTTGACATGCTTAAGAACCTTGTCACTCACACATATGCCCGTTTCTTTCCTCCAAATATAGAGTAAGTTATTTCTTCCTCAAATCAATATACTATTTACTAAACACTAATCACATGTTAtgaatcaattaattatttagcttGAAAAAGTTTTAGAAGAGAGGAGGAAGGGCAAGTCAAAGAGAATGGAGCTGGGGAAAAGGTTAGAGAAGCTTTTGCGAAAAGCCTAGGAAATAGCAAAGCTACGTTGGAGGATGCAGCAAAATCAGCAGCGGAAACCGTGAGGACCTTCTCTGAGTCTGATGAGAATAGGGAAACACAACATCAAAACGAGCTCTGAGTGATTATCCTCTTCTCATCTTTAACCAACCCACCCTCACACGACACAAATTTAAAGTTCTtcatttcatttcttatttgttttcttttgctgcTAATAAATAGTAACGAGTCTTTTGCTTAATGCTGTGATTGTAAGTAAATAAATGAAGAAGCGCGCAGCGTTTGTTTGTGTGCAGCTGATATGGCATGGAAAGCTATAGATAGTTCTTTTTCCGGTAATAAATTCCTCGTTCTGAAattctttttaagaaaaaggaaaggacAAAAACACTGTTTGATGATAAAATTTCGAAAATACTAGTTTTTAAGCTTGCTCTGTTTTATTGCTCTGAAATTATTATGGTTAGTCGGTCATTCGGGTGGGGGTGCGTACTTGCTCTGTTTTATTGTGACTCTACATCTATCGGTCGCAATAATTATGCAATACATAAATAAGATACTACATTTTAgaattgaaagtaaaaaaaattctataaaccGTCATATTGGGTGGAGCAATTGAATAGTACTACCAAAAAGAAATCTAATTGATGAATTAAACATAGGTCATTGTAGTCTGGTCTCATCATGTTCCAATATGAACTTAACTCGCAAAAAGTTGATATCGACAATGCCTTCATTAGGTTTTGGTCTCATTTCAAAAGCCTGCATTGAAGCTAGGTCTTTTGGCCAATCCATTAGTAGCGTGTTTTGTAAGTCAATTTtagtcaaattcaaaatttaatctaatcaaatttaatcggtttggtttggtttttacaatttttttttttttttaaatatgactgaatctatttattaatatttggtTTGCTTCAGGTTAACGGGTAacctatttaaatttaattttttaaaaattattattttatatcataatttatcTAAATGTACAATATTAACAAAGATCTGaaagtagtaaaattgattcatgtattctaaaatagattaatacaaattaaaataaaaatatttttcaatgagATTTACTATAATAATCTGAATTAcgattattttttacaaattaattttttataataa contains:
- the LOC100820626 gene encoding uncharacterized protein isoform X2, producing the protein MIDMWKSVLVLVFLCLSLSNGDDQEKKKPCLWEWKRLSSAYSAYRALFPSSIGLDMLKNLVTHTYARFFPPNIEREEEGQVKENGAGEKVREAFAKSLGNSKATLEDAAKSAAETVRTFSESDENRETQHQNEL
- the LOC100820626 gene encoding uncharacterized protein isoform X1, which produces MIDMWKSVLVLVFLCLSLSNGDDQEKKKPCLWEWKRLSSAYSAYRALFPSSIGLDMLKNLVTHTYARFFPPNIDFRREEEGQVKENGAGEKVREAFAKSLGNSKATLEDAAKSAAETVRTFSESDENRETQHQNEL